The stretch of DNA ACCATTGTTGGGGCAGGCATTGTAGGCTTAGCCGCAGCTATAGAACTGCAGCGTGTAGGCTTTAATGTCACGATCATTGACAAAGAAGGCGTGGGCGAAGGAGCCTCTAAAGGCAATGCAGGCCACTTTGCTGCTGAACAGGTATTGCCTTTAGCCGATCCAGCCATGCTAGCAAAATTGCCTGGCATGTTAATCGACCCATTAGGGCCATTTCGCATTCAACCAAAGTACTTTTTTAAAGCTTCACCTTGGTTTATGCGTTTTTTACACAACATGTTGCCGTCGCGAAGAGCTAGAAATGGCAGAGCGATTCAGGCACTTAATCAAGATGCGATAGCGGCAATGAAATCGCTCACCGCATTTTGTGGTTGTGAAGAATTACTGACCTTAAACGGTAGCTTATTGGTGTTTGAAGATACCCCCATCAGCGATGTGCAAAAAGAATTTAGAGTACATTCTGAAGCTGGCATACATGTGAAGTTACTTAACGGCGATGAGGTGAGGGTACTAGAACCCTCATTAAGCAATACGATCACCCATGGTTTGTATTTTACTCACGTAGGGCACACAGCAGATCCCTACCGTTTATGCCAAGCGTTGGCGGCTAAGTTTACAGAATTAGGCGGAAAGTTGGTCACTGAGGAGTTAGTTCATATCAACACTGCGAACACTAATTCGAGCATAACACTGGATATGAGTTCTGGCCGCAGCGAACAAACTGATAGATTGGTTATTGCCGCTGGAGCATGGTCAAAACCCTTTGCCAAGCAGTTAGGTTATTCGGTTCCACTGGAAACTGAGCGGGGTTATCATTTAATGATGCCGCAACAAAGCAGCCTTTCTCGGCCTGTGACTTCCTATAATCGCAAATTCATTATCACGCCAATGATAGGAGGGACGCGACTCGCTGGTACTGTTGAGTTCGGTGGTTTGAAAGCTCCACTTGTGAATGCTCGCGCCGATTGTCTGTTCCCTCATGGTAAGGCGTTATTACCTGAGCTATTTGCGGATGCAGTCGTCACTGATGGCGAGCGTTGGATGGGCTTTAGGCCTTCGATGCCAGATAGTCTGCCAGTATTGGGCCGCAGTCAAAAACAAGCTAATGTGTTTTTCTCATTCGGTCATCAGCACCTTGGCTTAACGTGGTCGGCAATTAGCGCAAAGCTCCTCGCGCAAGAAGTATTAGGCGAGCAAGCTGATATCGATCTTAATCCTTATCGTATCGATCGATTTAGTTAGTCGTGAATGTTGATTTAGGGTTAAAGGTATCGATCTTCTAAGGTAGATAAATGGATAGTTTGGTCATTTTGTAAGTAGGTAGTTAGGCCGATAGATTATAAAAAGGAGCGAATAGTCGCTCCTTTTTTGATTTAGTTCACAGCAATGAAGTACCGTTGGTTCCTTTGCTTATTCCCCGCCCTTTGTTTATCAACATTGTTTCAGACAATGCACCAAACAAAACGCCGACGGTGTAACATATCAAGTCACTCGTTTGAAACCCAACCCCAAGTACTAACGCAGCTAACTTGTAGCTTCTAATTTCGTCAATCCAAGCGGCATGATATAACTGAGAAAACTCTATTGAGAACGAAAATACTAAAGCACATATTATAACTAACTTAATATTAGCGTTGGGTATGATGAGCCCCATTAGCCAGAAAACCATTAGTCCCCACAGTGCATCACCTGCGTATAAAGAGATAAAATCGGGTAGCGGTATGAATGCAGACCTAGAGAATAACCCTGTAACGATAGTGACAGCAGCCAGAGAACAATAAAGTGGTACGTTACGTTTGATACGTTAATTCCTGTTCTAACGAGCTAGCAATGTAGCAATGGGTTGACGTCATGGCAGACAAGCTGCTGACGCTCTGTTGATAAAAAATGAGCCAGTAAACCTTATTATTTACACATAATACGCTCAATATCGTCAATCGTTCTTGGTACATTAGCGGATAAGTTTTCAGAGCCGTTGTCTGTCACCATAATATCGTCCTCGATACGGATCCCCATGCCGCGATAGCCTTCGGGGACATCGAGTGCATCTTCAGGAATGTATATACCGGGCTCTATGGTGAATACCATGCCTGCTTCTAGCGTGCGCCAGTTGCCTTTATCATCGTGATAAGGGCCTACATCGTGTACATCCATGCCGAGCCAGTGACCGGTTTTATGTACCGTGAAGCGTTTATAGCTTTCTGTTGTCATAATGTGTTCAATCGAGCCTGATAATAATCCAAGTTCTTTAAGGCCCTTTGCCATCACTTGCATGCAAGTATCATAAAGGCTAATCCATATCGAGCCAGGCTGTACTATTGCTATAGCTTGATCCAGTGCATTTAACACCAATTGGTAAATGGCTTTCTGCTCAGGGGTAAACTTGCCATTGACCGGATAGCTACGGGTTATGTCGGAGGCATAGTGCTCATATTCACCGCCGGCATCGATAAGTAGCATCTGGCCATCCTGCAGCTCATTGCAATTCTCTTCATAATGCAGGCAACAGGCATTATTACCGCCAGCCACAATATTAGGGTAGGCAACGTCGTTACAGCCATATTTGGCAATGGTAAAATCAAATAGTGAGGACAATTCTCGCTCATTGATGCCGGGATGACATGCCTGCATTACCGCTTTATGCCCCGAGGTGGATGCTGCTACGGCATTGCGGATCTTAGTGATTTCAGCTTGGCTTTTTACCACGCGCTTTGCGTGTAACACTTTAGCCAATGGTGTGATAGAGATGAAATTCTTTGGAGTATCAAATGGCGCGGTCAATCTTTGAATGTTTGTCCAACGGACAAGTGATGATGAGAATCGCCCGAGTTCATCACTTATATAGAGTGTAGTGATGCTTTGCAGAAGTGGTAATAAGGTTTGTTCAAACTGTGCGATTGAATAGGCTTTGTCTGCACCATAATGCTCAACTGCGCCCTCAACACCGGCACGTGCGCCAAAGCTGATTTCTTGCGCTGGATCTTTAGGGCGACAGAATAGCAGGTATTCGCTTACTTCGCGTTTGACCAATATAGCGATCGCGTCTGGCTCGTTGAACCCGGTCAAATAGAGAAAGTCATTATCCTGCCTAAAGTGATATTTGATATTTTTACTGCGAACTTTCTGCTGATAGCCCGCAAGGATCACTAAACTGTTATTGGGTAGCTGTTCAAGCAGCTCGGTGCGCCTTTGGTGACATGTATTGAGCATATTCATATTTTCTATAGTGGTAATGTATATTTTATCCATTACACGGTATTAGGCGATTGATAGCAAGTTCACGGTGCAATTTCGTTTAATGAATGAAATAATAACCGTCATTGGTAAATAGAGAGGCAGCATAGTGAAGCGAGCAGTATTTTTAGATAGAGATGGTGTAATCAACATAGATCATGGCTACGTACATCAAGTCGATGATTTTGAATATGTAGAAGGCGTGTTTGAAGCATGCGTCGCGCTAAAAGAAGCAGGGTTTATTCTTGCGGTCGTGACGAATCAGTCTGGTATTGCACGTGGTTTATATACTGAAGATCAGTTTCATACGTTAACAGAGTGGATGGATTGGAACTTTGTTGATAAAGGTGTTGAGCTCGATGGTATCTATTATTGCCCTCATCATGCAGAAAAGGGCATTGGTGAGTATAAAGTTGACTGCGATTGCCGCAAACCAAAACCGGGGATGCTAAACACAGCAGCTCAGTTTCTGAAAATTGATTTAAGTCAATCGGTGATGGTGGGTGACAAAAGAGATGATATGTTAGCGGCTAAAGCTGCCGGAGTTCCTACACGTATATTAGTGCGTACAGGTAAATCAGTCACTGATGAAGCAATTGCCGCCGCGACAGTGGTGCTGGATTCAATTGCTGATGTACCCGCTTATCTTGCGGCTAACTAAATAAAGAACTCGACCTCGTATTGATATCTGTAAAATGTACCGCTTCATCGTTGGAGTGACTTACAATAGAGTTACTCCTTGACGTCCTCTATAACATTATCTTAATAACGTATTTCCGTTAGACTGAATACAAAAGACCTTATGTAGATATATGAGTGTCTGTTGGACTTGCTCTTTCCTTATAGTCGTCGATGACAATGCAGTTAACTCGCCCAATACAAGACTTTTAGGTGCAAGCCCTATAATAGGTAAGTACTGAGTCAGTATTAGTTGACGCCAAAAAGTCGATTTCAGCCCCTTTTTTGTACGTATCGTTTGGTAACTATGCGGTTGACGTGATTATTTCATTTTTATGAAGAAAGACCCTTGTGCTCTCTCAGAAACCCCCTATAATTCGCACCCACTGACACGGTACAGCAGGCCAACTACTTAGGTAGTACGGGACTTGCAGCGGTGTTAGAGAGTTAAATCTTCTCGGAGATGAGACTCAGGTGACAAGCGCTTTAAGGGCTTCGGGTTTGATAGCTTTTCACATTAGTGATTAAGAAATCAGCACTTGAATAACTTCTTAATATAAGCCCTTGACGCCGACGCTGGAGAGTGTAGAATACGCCTCCTCAAGCCAACGACCTAGCGTCTTCGGCGACACATGAAAGATGGTGTCACGCTCTTTAACAATATGACAAGCAAATCTGTGTGGGCACTCACAGGTGTTGAGTTATTCGAAATTGCTTCTTAGGAAGCAATCAAAAATATTTACTCAATGAACCACTGAGTGACCATAGCAATATGTAAACTTCGAAAGTCTTCGGGCTTTTGAAAAACAGTATAATTCATTGAGCCGCTTTGCTCTTAACGGAGTAAAGCAAAAAACTTTAATTGAAGAGTTTGATCATGGCTCAGATTGAACGCTGGCGGCAGGCCTAACACATGCAAGTCGAGCGGTAACACAAGGGAGCTTGCTCCTGAGGTGACGAGCGGCGGACGGGTGAGTAATACCTAGGTATCTGCCCAATCGAGGGGGATAACAGTTGGAAACGACTGCTAATACCGCATACGCCCTACGGGGGAAAGGAGGGGACCTTCGGGCCTTCCGCGATTGGATGAACCTAGGCGGGATTAGCTAGTTGGTGAGGTAATGGCTCACCAAGGCGACGATCCCTAGCTGGTCTGAGAGGATGATCAGCCACACTGGAACTGAGACACGGTCCAGACTCCTACGGGAGGCAGCAGTGGGGAATATTGCACAATGGGCGAAAGCCTGATGCAGCCATGCCGCGTGTATGAAGAAGGCCTTCGGGTTGTAAAGTACTTTCAGCGAGGAGGAAAGCTCAAGCGTTAATAGCGATTGGGTGTGACGTTACTCGCAGAAGAAGCACCGGCTAACTTCGTGCCAGCAGCCGCGGTAATACGAGGGGTGCAAGCGTTAATCGGAATTACTGGGCGTAAAGCGTACGCAGGCGGTTTGTTAAGCGAGATGTGAAAGCCCCGGGCTCAACCTGGGAACTGCATTTCGAACTGGCAAACTAGAGTCTTGTAGAGGGGGGTAGAATTTCAGGTGTAGCGGTGAAATGCGTAGAGATCTGAAGGAATACCGGTGGCGAAGGCGGCCCCCTGGACAAAGACTGACGCTCATGTACGAAAGCGTGGGGAGCAAACAGGATTAGATACCCTGGTAGTCCACGCCGTAAACGATGTCTACTCGGAATTTGGTGTCTTGAACACTGGGTTCTCAAGCTAACGCATTAAGTAGACCGCCTGGGGAGTACGGCCGCAAGGTTAAAACTCAAATGAATTGACGGGGGCCCGCACAAGCGGTGGAGCATGTGGTTTAATTCGATGCAACGCGAAGAACCTTACCTACTCTTGACATCCACAGAATTTTCCAGAGATGGATTAGTGCCTTCGGGAACTGTGAGACAGGTGCTGCATGGCTGTCGTCAGCTCGTGTTGTGAAATGTTGGGTTAAGTCCCGCAACGAGCGCAACCCTTATCCTTATTTGCCAGCACGTAATGGTGGGAACTTTAGGGAGACTGCCGGTGATAAACCGGAGGAAGGTGGGGACGACGTCAAGTCATCATGGCCCTTACGAGTAGGGCTACACACGTGCTACAATGGTCGGTACAGAGGGTCGCAAAGCCGCGAGGTGTAGCTAATCCCACAAAGCCGGTCGTAGTCCGGATCGGAGTCTGCAACTCGACTCCGTGAAGTCGGAATCGCTAGTAATCGTGAATCAGAATGTCACGGTGAATACGTTCCCGGGCCTTGTACACACCGCCCGTCACACCATGGGAGTGGGCTGCACCAGAAGTAGATAGCTTAACCTTCGGGAGGGCGTTTACCACGGTGTGGTTCATGACTGGGGTGAAGTCGTAACAAGGTAGCCCTAGGGGAACCTGGGGCTGGATCACCTCCTTACCTATACGACTAACTCACATCTGAAGTATGAAAATACGTTTGAGTGTCCACACAGATATGCTTGTTATAAAGAAAGAGCAAAAATATACGTCTTTAAGTTTAGACGATGTTAATTTGTTTCAAGTCAAGGCACTTGAGAAGCGAAAGAGGAAGCGTAGTTCACTACATGACTGATTAAGCGACGAAAGTAACGCTGAATTGAAGCAAGTAAACAAGTATAAATGGGTCTGTAGCTCAGCTGGTTAGAGCGCACCCCTGATAAGGGTGAGGTCGGTGGTTCAAGTCCACTCTGACCCACCAAAATTTTCCTTATCTTTGTTAGAAAGTGACTCGTTTAATAAAGCTAAACGTCGATACTATCTGCCTCGATAAGAAACAATTTGGTCATTTATACGTATATATTTTGTTTGACTGCATGTAAATGGGGCTATAGCTCAGCTGGGAGAGCGCCTGCCTTGCACGCAGGAGGTCTGCGGTTCGATCCCGCATAGCTCCACCATTTACTTGATTGTTAAGAACTTAGGTTCGATAGCTATCTTGTAAATACACCATTTACTTTGCTAGTCGGTTAGAAAATTATTCTAATTGACTGAGTAAACTTACTTTACCAGTAGAAAGTAAGGCATGCATTGGATAGAGATGCCAAAGATAAACGAAAATTTATCTTTGGCTTTTTTAAGCCCGTTCTTTAAAAATTTGGAAAGCTGATAGTGTTAACCTGAAAAGGGACAGCGACTTACTTGTAGGTTGTTGTTTATAGGGTTAGCGCGAAATTTAAAAAATTGAGTTCTAAACACTTAAACATTAAGTGTCTTGGCTTATTGCGTCGCAGCAATAAGTGAAAAATTCTAATTTTGGCGAAAGTAGAAACCATTAGTTATGATACGGCTGTTTTAAGCTTACCCGCTTGAAACAACGAGTATTTCTCATAGAGACTTATTTGGGTTGTATGGTTAAGTGACTAAGCGTATATGGTGGATGCCTTGGCAGTCAGAGGCGATGAAGGACGTAGTAACTTGCGATAAGCGTTGGCGAGCTAGTAACAAGCATTTGAGCTAACGATTTCCGAATGGGGAAACCCACATGCATAAGCATGTATCATTAACTGAATTCATAGGTTAATGAGGCAAACCCGGGGAACTGAAACATCTAAGTACCCGGAGGAAAAGAAATCAACCGAGATTCCCCTAGTAGCGGCGAGCGAACGGGGATTAGCCCTTAAGCGTAGAGGGTGTTAGTGGAATGTGTTGGAAAGCACAGCGGCACAGGGTGATAGCCCCGTACATGAAAACTAACTTTACGTGAAAACGAGTAGGACGGGACACGTGACATCTTGTCTGAACATGGGGGGACCATCCTCCAAGGCTAAATACTCCTGACTGACCGATAGTGAACCAGTACCGTGAGGGAAAGGCGAAAAGAACCCCTGTGAGGGGAGTGAAATAGAACCTGAAACCGTATACGTACAAGCAGTGGGAGCGGTTCTTGAGACCGTGACTGCGTACCTTTTGTATAATGGGTCAGCGACTTACATTTTGTAGCGAGGTTAAGCGAATAGCGGAGCCGTAGGGAAACCGAGTGTTAACTGCGCGTTTAGTTGCAAGGTGTAGACCCGAAACCCGGTGATCTAGCCATGGGCAGGTTGAAGGTTGAGTAACATCAACTGGAGGACCGAACCGACTTATGTTGAAAAATGAGCGGATGACTTGTGGCTGGGGGTGAAAGGCCAATCAAACCGGGAGATATCTGGTTCTCCTCGAAAGCTATTTAGGTAGCGCCTCGAGCGAATACCATTGGGGGTAGAGCACTGTTAAGGCTAGGGGGTCATCCCGACTTACCAACCCTTTGCAAACTCCGAATACCAATGAGTACTACTCGGGAGACACACGGCGGGTGCTAACGTCCGTCGTGAAAAGGGAAACAACCCAGACCATCAGCTAAGGTCCCAAAGTTATTGCTAAGTGGGAAACGATGTGGGAAGGCTTAGACAGCTAGGATGTTGGCTTAGAAGCAGCCATCATTTAAAGAAAGCGTAATAGCTCACTAGTCGAGTCGGCCTGCGCGGAAGATTTAACGGGGCTAAGCAATACACCGAAGCTATGGGTACTAGTGTTTACACTAGTGCGGTAGAGGAGCGTTCTGTAAGCCGTTGAAGGTGAAGGGGTAACCCACGCTGGAGGTATCAGAAGTGCGAATGCTGACATGAGTAACGATAAAGGGAGTGAAAAACTCCCTCGCCGAAAGACCAAGGGTTCCTGTCCAATGTTAATCAGGGCAGGGTGAGTCGACTCCTAAGGCGAGGCCGAAAGGCGTAGTCGATGGGAAACAGGTTAATATTCCTGTACTTCTGCTAACTGCGATGGAGAGACGGAGAAGGCTAGGCTAGCGCGGCGTTGGTTGTCCGCGTTTAAGGTTGTAGGTTGTATTCTTAGGCAAATCCGGGAATACGCATTTAATTGCAAGACTGAGGACTGATGACGAGTCACTAAGGTGATGAAGTAGTTGATGCCATGCTTCCAGGAAAATCTTCTAAGCTTCAGGTTAGTAGGAATCGTACCCCAAACCGACACAGGTGGTTGGGTAGAGAATACCAAGGCGCTTGAGAGAACTCGGCTGAAGGAACTAGGCAAAATGGTACCGTAACTTCGGGAGAAGGTACGCTGCCGACGGTGATAGGACTTGCTCCTTAAGCTGTTGGCAGTCGCAGATACCAGGTGGCTGCAACTGTTTATCAAAAACACAGTACTGTGCAAACTCGCAAGAGGAAGTATACGGTATGACGCCTGCCCGGTGCCGGAAGGTTAATTGATTGGGTTATCTTCGGAGAAGCTCATGATCGAAGCCCCGGTAAACGGCGGCCGTAACTATAACGGTCCTAAGGTAGCGAAATTCCTTGTCGGGTAAGTTCCGACCTGCACGAATGGCGTAATGATGGCCACGCTGTCTCCAGCCGAGACTCAGTGAAGTTGAAATTGCGGTGAAGATGCCGTATACCCGCGGCTAGACGGAAAGACCCCGTGCACCTTTACTATAGCTTGGCACTGAACATTGAACCTACATGTGTAGGATAGGTGGGAGACTTTGAAGCATTGTCGCTAGATGATGTGGAGTCAACCTTGAAATACCACCCTTGTAGTTTTGATGTTCTAACCGCGGCCCCTGAATCGGGGTTCGGGACAGTGCCTGGTGGGTAGTTTGACTGGGGCGGTCTCCTCCCAAAGAGTAACGGAGGAGCACGAAGGTTGGCTAAGTACGGTCGGACATCGTACGGTTAGTGCAATGGCATAAGCCAGCTTAACTGCGAGACATACACGTCGAGCAGGTACGAAAGTAGGTCATAGTGATCCGGTGGTTCTGTATGGAAGGGCCATCGCTCAACGGATAAAAGGTACGCCGGGGATAACAGGCTGATACCGCCCAAGAGTTCATATCGACGGCGGTGTTTGGCACCTCGATGTCGGCTCATCACATCCTGGGGCTGAAGTCGGTCCCAAGGGTATGGCTGTTCGCCATTTAAAGTGGTACGCGAGCTGGGTTCAGAACGTCGTGAGACAGTTCGGTCCCTATCTGCCGTGGGCGTTGGATGATTGAAGGAAGCTGCTCCTAGTACGAGAGGACCGGAGTGGACGAACCGCTGGTGTTCGGGTTGTTATGCCAATAGCATTGCCCGGTAGCTACGTTCGGAATCGATAACCGCTGAAAGCATCTAAGCGGGAAGCGAGTCCTAAGATGAGTCATCCCTAGGAATTTAATTCCTCTAAAGAGCCGTTCGAGACTAGGACGTTGATAGGCAAGGTGTGTAAGCGTTGTGAGGCGTTGAGCTAACTTGTACTAATGACTCGTGAGGCTTAACCATACAACCCTGATGGGTTTTGTATGAGACTGATGTTTTTACAAAACACCAGAGTTAGAATAAGCACTTAATGTGGTGTGGTCATAAAATTGCTCCTGCATTTATGACATAAAACACATCCATGTGTTAAAACTCAATAATAAATTTCGATTTACTTGCGATAGCGAGTAACAGCTTTTCGAATTCCAAATTTGTCTGGAGACCATAGAGCTGTGGCCCCACCTGATCCCATTCCGAACTCAGAAGTGAAACACAGTATCGCCGATGGTAGTGTGGGGTTTCCCCATGTGAGAGTAGGTCATTTCCAGGCGCCTAATAACGATAAATCCCTAGTGCTCTGCGCTAGGGATTTATCGTTATTAGCTTTTTGAATAGTTACTCTCACATGGGAAGTAAATAGCGTATGCGAAGCATGCATCAATTCATGTGATAGTAGGGCGAATATCGTAATAGCGATGTGCTTATGAGCGCGTAGCTGGCCATGACAGGCGCCACTCTTTCTAAGATTGGTCTCGAAAGAGAGTGAATAGCCCGTTGCTAACGCAACGGGCTTTTTTACGTCTGCGATTTGAGTGTTGTTACGTTGTTGAATTGACGGAACGACAGAATGCAGGGGGCAATAGTATCGGCATAATCGTGTTGTGGCCGTCGCAGCTAAGTGCGAGCGGAACATTTCCAGGCGCCACTCTTTCTAAGTTTGGTCTCGAAAGAGAGTGAACAGCCCGTTGCTAACGCAACGGGCTTTTTACGTCTGTGATTTGGGCGTTTTAAGTTGATGAATTGCCGGAATGACGGAGTGCAGTGGCAATAGCATCGGCATAATCGTGTAGTGGCCGTCGCAGCTAAGTGCGAGCGGAACATTTTCAGGCGCCACTCTTTCTAAGATTGGTCTCGAAAGAGAGTGAACAGCCCGTTGCTAACGCAACGGGCTTTTTTACGTCTGTGATTTGTGGTTGTAGAGTCAACGGATATACGGTTCATCAGATTTTGAGTTCAAATATGTCGACATGATGTCTGTTATGACTTAAATATCTAGCCACGTCACAGTGTGGTCAAATTAATGTTTAAACCGGATAGCAAAGACGTTTTTGAATTGCATGAGCACTGTAAAAGAGTGCTTATAGCGATGGGGTAAAGACGACTGAATAACTAACATTAGGGATGGTAGATCACGTTGCTGATCTACCTGAAGACGCCACTGACTAATGGAGTTAGTGAGATATTCGATGACACTTAAACCCCAATTGGTTTACTTAAAACCGAGCTGCGTCAGAGAATATCTATATGTGCTATTTAGCGTTTATCTTTAATTTAAATGCTTTT from Shewanella sp. Choline-02u-19 encodes:
- a CDS encoding NAD(P)/FAD-dependent oxidoreductase, which produces MNNHNQNHPGTLTIVGAGIVGLAAAIELQRVGFNVTIIDKEGVGEGASKGNAGHFAAEQVLPLADPAMLAKLPGMLIDPLGPFRIQPKYFFKASPWFMRFLHNMLPSRRARNGRAIQALNQDAIAAMKSLTAFCGCEELLTLNGSLLVFEDTPISDVQKEFRVHSEAGIHVKLLNGDEVRVLEPSLSNTITHGLYFTHVGHTADPYRLCQALAAKFTELGGKLVTEELVHINTANTNSSITLDMSSGRSEQTDRLVIAAGAWSKPFAKQLGYSVPLETERGYHLMMPQQSSLSRPVTSYNRKFIITPMIGGTRLAGTVEFGGLKAPLVNARADCLFPHGKALLPELFADAVVTDGERWMGFRPSMPDSLPVLGRSQKQANVFFSFGHQHLGLTWSAISAKLLAQEVLGEQADIDLNPYRIDRFS
- a CDS encoding ribosomal maturation YjgA family protein: MVFWLMGLIIPNANIKLVIICALVFSFSIEFSQLYHAAWIDEIRSYKLAALVLGVGFQTSDLICYTVGVLFGALSETMLINKGRGISKGTNGTSLL
- a CDS encoding aminopeptidase P N-terminal domain-containing protein → MLNTCHQRRTELLEQLPNNSLVILAGYQQKVRSKNIKYHFRQDNDFLYLTGFNEPDAIAILVKREVSEYLLFCRPKDPAQEISFGARAGVEGAVEHYGADKAYSIAQFEQTLLPLLQSITTLYISDELGRFSSSLVRWTNIQRLTAPFDTPKNFISITPLAKVLHAKRVVKSQAEITKIRNAVAASTSGHKAVMQACHPGINERELSSLFDFTIAKYGCNDVAYPNIVAGGNNACCLHYEENCNELQDGQMLLIDAGGEYEHYASDITRSYPVNGKFTPEQKAIYQLVLNALDQAIAIVQPGSIWISLYDTCMQVMAKGLKELGLLSGSIEHIMTTESYKRFTVHKTGHWLGMDVHDVGPYHDDKGNWRTLEAGMVFTIEPGIYIPEDALDVPEGYRGMGIRIEDDIMVTDNGSENLSANVPRTIDDIERIMCK
- the gmhB gene encoding D-glycero-beta-D-manno-heptose 1,7-bisphosphate 7-phosphatase; translated protein: MKRAVFLDRDGVINIDHGYVHQVDDFEYVEGVFEACVALKEAGFILAVVTNQSGIARGLYTEDQFHTLTEWMDWNFVDKGVELDGIYYCPHHAEKGIGEYKVDCDCRKPKPGMLNTAAQFLKIDLSQSVMVGDKRDDMLAAKAAGVPTRILVRTGKSVTDEAIAAATVVLDSIADVPAYLAAN